Genomic window (Cololabis saira isolate AMF1-May2022 chromosome 10, fColSai1.1, whole genome shotgun sequence):
CATTTTACAGTTTTCGACTCAGTCATTTTCCATTACAGTTAAGTACCACATGTTGTGCCCCAAaaggggtgctggttcagttaataaagagttattaataattgtcttttggtaattattaataataaataaagaagaTGACTTTTCAAAATGAATTATCAAATGACCAACTCAAAtcagggcaccacctgacttcatgaggtgttaatctctcgtcgttaccccacgtatacagCACGAGGCaagaccaacgattgggtccaAATCTAAAAAATattcgcacgactggaaaattggttcaaaacgagccgacaatcgcacagtgtatgcccggcccTAGTCTGTGCAGTTCCTAAGTGCAGTAAACCACGGCTCCCACAGGACTATCGACAGATCTCTTCTGAGCTGAGTTGGCAAAGTGTTCGAGGGAATCCTGAAGGACCAACTTCTGCAGGAAACTGAAAACGctatacttaaaggggacctattatgaaaaacacgtgctCTGACattttataaagtggtctcccctcagcctgccaactcagagaaggagaaaagcaaccaaattctgcagtgtctgtacagccgcccggatgagccgtccagtgtgatgtggatctacgagccaataagattctgctcccgtcgttacgtaatgatGGGAGCGTTttacataggtcggcctccgatgcgtgaaaccacgcccacaactaactctgccggccggagcatccaccattttttcgtagcggtgtatcgcatcattcaggcagccaaccagcacagagcctcattatcatagcccgcccactcagaatcctgcatagataatgaggttagagaatgggaagataaagacatggctcagaggctgaatttctaatttatttagcaaaaacaatcaaaagcttgtttttaagacaagcttTTGTTGCTCTCCTGTTTGTTCTCTGCATTAACTTTCTTGATCATTTGCTACCAACTAGTGTCGAACCAataaaatatgcagatgatttcaattcaattcaattcaattcacgtcagcagcacacagcagtcatgtggaagcagcaacgggatgaccagatgATTTGACTCTCAGTGAACACCTCATGGGCTCCCTGCCAGGACAGATGCAGTCACAGCCTGGGTCAAACCTACTGTCTTGCAGCCAATGCTGTGAAGACTAAGGACATGGTTATTAGCCTCATGGAGCCTCTTTACCGTCCGGTACCCCCTCCTATCGTTTTGAACAACCAGGCTGTAGAGAGGGTGGACAAATTCAAGCTCCATGGAATACAGCTCTCCTCCTACCTGAAATGGGATGCACAAGTCCAGTTCATGTTGAAGAAGGCTCAGCCTAGTGTGGCCAAACGAGCACAGCTCCCCCCAGATGTGTTGACCCAGATATATACGACCTTCATCAGACCAGTGCTTGAATATGCCTCACCTGTCTGGGCCGGCCTCCCAAAACACTTGATCCAGGAACTGGAatgtctgcagagaaggtgcTGCCGTATCATAGGGAAACCAACTAACTCCTTCCCCACTCTGGAGGTGAGgagagaggaggtgaggagagaggaggtgaggagagAGGAGGCACCTTAAGGGAATTCCATCACTACTGAGAGAAGGGACCAGCCCAATGATCCCGAGCCTGCCTGCAAGTACAAGTCGCTACACATTACGCAATGGAAGGACACTCACACAAAAAGGTTTTGTTCCTCCTGAGAGCGTACAAGCTTTACCAGAagtaaaacaaacttttttttagcattattttacatttgatatttattttttgttgttgttggtatTTTTCAATAGAGCGGTCCTCTTGTCTCAAAGTGTAAAATCCATCATAATTCATATTGTTATGCAATGATGTTTTTCAAataaacttgaaacttgaacttgaactccCGCTAGGATTCAGCTGCGAGCGGctccccttttttccccctctctctctctctctctctctctctctctctctctctctctctctctccctctctgtgtCTCTCGAAGACAGAGAACACAGCTTTGCTGGCAGCCGGGCTGTCCCCTTTCCCTGGTCGTCTTAGCCTGGGAACGTTGTCTCGTTGCGCACGGGTCACGTTCCGTTCGTCGAAACTCTGTTGTGATGTGGGTGGATGAAGGATGCGTTCACTGGTTCTTTGTAACCTCACGCTGATTGGAGATGATGTGTAGTCCTTACAAAATGTAAGAGGCGTGGACATTTTCTCTTGTGGTGAAGAAAGTTGGAGAGAGTGACTTGGGTATCAGACCAGCCTTTcttggtgaacagctgctgATGGTTACACTCCGCAGGGGATCCTGGTGAGGATCAGCTCTTTTGACCAATGCACTGTCCGCGTGTCATACACATTACTACCCCTTTTATTGCCCCTGAAGGGCAATACATTCCAAAGCCCAGCAGGCTTTGCAGTCATCCTTTAATTTCCTTTGTTTAAGACCATGCAGTCAACGTTGAGACAATGTGGTCTTAAaatcgaggctggtctcagaggaAGGCTTCAAAGTTGAAACTGCATGTTCACACAGGACTGTGGCCTAACACACTTCAATGTGGGCAAGCCCTTTATTCAAGGAGGCCCGAAAAAGCATTGCCCCATTAAGCCCCTTCTACATGAGGTTGTCGGCCACAGGGCACAGACCTCCTCGTTGCACCTTTGAGTAGGTTTGCTTGCCATTTTTCACAGTACCAAAGTTTAAGCCTGATTtgtggttctgcattaaaccaacgcagagcctacgccgttgccgtgacgccgtcttGAACCCTttagacttctccgtcactccattttgccgcggtgcagtaccccccagagcgctagttttTTGGTAATaaactttgtttagcttccggcttttccggtcacagtgaatcaaagagttaaggacaactattgtgcaaaaaaccaaaacaacccaaaaaaaaaaaatcacacacacacgaagaaaagagcgctgaaagttaactactgcttcacgaaccggaactggaaatgcgttgctaccaaacaaaccaatcacagccctctcgggcattgggtctgcgttgggtctgcgtcgcctcgacgcctagttccattttttgggaggtgcaggtcaggctacggcgtaggctacggagagactcccacgTAGCCGcgtgccctacggcgtaggtttatcgcagaaccataattcagcctttagttgTAAAGCAGATATTGCGGTATCTGTTGCCAGGTTTTAAACATGGCAGGTGTGAAGGAATTGTGAGACGTTACTCTCTGGCTAATCGAGGCCTGCAGCTTGGTGACATTGTATTTTCAGCCCAATACAGCTCTGTTAGAACCCTAGCCAAGTAGGTGCAAAAAAGGGGTCTTAACCAGTACTATCACCTAGTGGAAACCCCTAAAACAGAGTAGAGTTGAGCCGAGCTGAGCCAAGCCAAGTGAGTAGTAGTGGAAAAGCCACAAAAGTTAGAGGGGCTAAACGGAGAAGGATTGGCACATGAAGGGGAGGCACTAGTGAATAGATTGGACTGGAGATGGAGCCGCAAGCCAGGAGAAAAAGACCAAAGAGGAGACTTTTGGACGATGTTTGTTGGTCTGACTCATGAGTTGAGCTACATCCTCCATGCTGGTCTGCCAAAGTCTAAGAAGTAGAGAAAATCACAGTGTTCCTACTGACGAGTGGCtgcttgtcaatagggggcgctagggcgccacccccattaaaattacaggggaaaaaaataaatagacacAGTATacataaattacgtaataaaaagtaattatcacatccgtgcactcataaaatgtgtctgacttaatttttcaagccttccatgctgggtttattcagagttgttttttgtgcaaactgaaatacataggtttcaatggcgaggggcgccggccaaatgagtgtgtattgtatgttcttaaacttttcttccatgtgacttcatgctggtctctaattggttactcaaagcTTCTCCTCCGGGCGCAgcattcttcatccaatctgattgattcatgagctgtcaatcaaagtcacacccctgacagtgtagacgcgCGACTGTATCACTCGTTACAAACGGAATCACAGCCATAGACATGTatccgtatccgccccatggagatgctgcgatacgtcaacgacgccgccatattggatgtggcaagactgcgctgtaaactaatacaagtaaatggacttattttcataaagcgcctttctacaaagaaatgtcggttttacgtctcatttattcagtcacacatgcacaaatatacttaggaaacagttaggcaccaaatataatatatttaattttctgagatggcaaaattaagaactttattgatcccacataggagtaattcatgttatatcagctatagagaacaaggtaatgccgaaaaacaatatatatcccccctcacaaaaataagaaaaatagagaaacatattttctcatcaacaaaacaaatttttaatttttcaaataacaaaataacatatttgaaccatttttcagacaatatctgtcaatatctctatataataactgaaaaaatctgaaaaaaatggttcaaatatgttattttgttacttgaaaatttttaaatatgtttatgtaaaatatgctacatgtatatgtatatgtatatgtagtatatgtaataaaaaataacaaaaaaatgtatgttcaagtagagtttatagttgtgttgtaatccccactcgccagtgcgccccccAAAATTTTTTTATCACCAGCCACCACtgctactgaccactaggatcTGAATCCCGAGTCTGGATCCAGTCATGTAGTTACGATACTGGCCACTAGGGTCTTGGATCCAGACCTACAATGCCGGTATTGAACACTAatatctggatccagacctgtagTTCCTGTATTGACCAGTGGGGTCTGGATTCAGGCCTGAAGTTCTGGCTTTGACCACTAGGGTCGTTGccaaagatagatagatagaaagatAGAATCTTCGAGGTTCGGGGTTGACCTAAAAGCTTAGCAAAGCATCCTGAAGTTGTTATCTTCACCCCTGTTAAAAGATGCTAACCAGAGGACAGTCTCTACATCAATGGTTTCTAGCTCTTGTAGCAACTGGGTCCTCTGGGCCCAGTTGTTGAAAATTAATCCAATCGGATTTTGGATAATAGATTGGATTAAATTTAAAATGGTCTGTTCAAAAGCAAAAACGGATTCTGAGATTAGATTAGAACACGTAATCCAATTTTGTTTTGATCTGGATGTCCCTCAGTTTTTTGGTAGGATCGGGATAAATTTGAtccgaaaaaaaaaaggattattcTGATCACAGCAGTTGGATTCAGGGAGGatttcaaaaacaaaatgtgattttaaataaaataatccaCTTAATAGctgtcaaaatcaaacaaaggAGTATTCAAGTCTCTTTGTTTcttcaaataaatacattttgagtTACCCTATGCTGGCTATTCTACTTGTTGTTTTTTGCTTGGGCCAGAGGACGTGTCAGTTACTGCACCTCTAACAGAGTAGGCCAATAGAAGCTCATGACTTGCTACTTCAACAAAAGGCCTGTTGAGCAAATGAGGTGTAAAATGGGCCACGGTACCAGCCCCGGCGCACATGGGCTAGGCTCCCGTCGGAGTGAGTAGAGCAGAGCTCCACTTGGCAGCATTTGTTTCCAGTCTAATTTTGTGGTATCTGAAATGGTGATGTGTATACAGATTCAATCGGTGGGAACTTGAGGTAACATCGGTTAGCAGCCAAATTAGCAGAAGCTAAGCGTAAACAGCTAACCTACTTTAACTAATCTAAGGTGGGTGTGTTTCAGTTGGTGCCCATTTGCAATATGGATAGAGACATGCAAAAGGGGCTTCACAAGTCCTTATTAGAAAGCTGTAGGTGTGGTCACTGGGTTTGTTTGGTTCTccttattttttgggggggtgggtgggggcAGGAATTCAATTCTTCTTCAGTCTTTGGAGTGCCAGTCCCAGTTACTGAACATTTGAATAGTGTAtaaagtaaaacacagtaactCCCTTTCATTCCACAGATTTCACATTAGATGAGATTTTAACTGAAAACAATCCATCATATCAGATACAGTTTGCAAGATGAATCTTTCATCTTTTCACTTTTTGTCTATGAATTCTGTGCTGATCAGCGAGTGCTGGATGTTTTCCGCTTGGCCTGCTTTTGTTGAagtgaatgaacacatgaacagtaATATGACTTTACTTCTTTTGTCTCACTTAGTTATAAATAGTTGTCTTTTTCTGAGAAATCGGTCATTATGAGATCCCTTGTAGGCTAGCAGGCTGTAACGAGGCTCAGTGGTGCGGTGCGGTGCGGGGGGCGGGGGGATACCAAGTGGTCTCGAGCCGTAAATAATTTCTTCATTCAAACAAATCTGGGCCTCAGTAATTATCTATCAAAGAGGGAGCAGGATGCGGAACGGGGGGTAGGGGCCCCAATAAATGGAAGTTTGTTAACAACATTCCTTCAAATCAGGCCTGTTCTTTTTTTAGAGTGTGTCTGTTCTTGTCTAATATATTTAGAGGCAGAAGATCCAAGCTTTCATTGCTGAAGAAATGTACTCAGTCCGTTTATTCCAAGGGGGGATAACATCACCCAAAACATAAGAAACCATCATTACTTATGTCTTGGGTGATTTTATGACGTCCCTTGGCTAAGCAGTGATGTAAACTAGATGAATTAAAAGATGATCAGTTTTATTTAAATGAAATCTAGAAGCTACATCCTCACATGTTAAATCTTCTCTGCTGCAGGAGATTCTCCAAACATGGTGAGCTTTGACCTTCAGAATGAGGATACAAGCTCATCAAAGATGGAGAAGGCAAATGTCTGGATTTTCCTGAAGGTGTCGAAGCTCAGTCGAGGGAAAGGCAAAGCAACACTGCGCCTGCTGTGGCCTCGTCCGCACGGCGACACTCAGGACGACGAGTGTGTTTTTGAGACTGTGGTGGACACCCGTCGCAGCGGCTGGCACACACTTGCCGTGTCAAGCGTCGTACAGACTCTGCTGGACGCAGGCACTGGCTCGCTTCGTCTACGAGTTTCCTGCCCAATGTGTGCAGACTTTGGAGCCATGCCTGTCCTCAGTCCCGCCCACAGTCACGGTGCCACAGGAAGAGACCAGTCCCACCAGCCATTCCTCGTGGTGGTGCTACGAGGCCGCGAGGAAGCATCTGAGAGGCGAGTGAAACGAGGCCTAGAGTGTGATGGAAAAGTCCACACTTGCTGCAAACGACAGTTCTATGTAGACTTCAAAGACATTGGCTGGAGTGACTGGATCATCGCACCATCTGGCTACCATGCCAACTATTGTGAAGGCGACTGTCCAAACCAAATGGCAAGCGTAAGTGGTTCGTACCTCTCCTTCCATTCAACAGTCATCAATCATTACCGTATGAGGGGCTCTGGTCCGTTCGAGAACATCCGGTCATGCTGCGTACCAACGAGGCTGCGAGCCGTTTCTATGCTCTACTACAACGAGGAGCAGAAGATCATCAAGAAAGACATACAGAACATGATGGTGGAGGAGTGCGGCTGCTCATAAACAGCTTGAAAATAGTCTGGTGACCTGGTTCCCTGCAAGAAAACTAGCGTTCATGAGGACAGAGCACTTGCTGTGATTTCTTCCTGGGGAGGGGACTTCCATATCAGACATGTTTGGATCGCATGAGAAAACCCAGAGTATGCCGAAGAACTTGCAGATCAATGCCTGTTTTCAGCTGTTTGTGTGATTTGTCAACTGGCTTCTGGTCTCAAGAAAGACATTTGAATGATTAACACATTCCTTTGGAGGGTCTTCTGGTGAGGTTAAGATACTTGAAAAACAATTGATCCATTCAGCTGTTGGAGCcaaactttattattattttaattattgaaTGAGctgaatgtaaatgtaaatacactaaataaataaacattttgaTTCCGCTTCAGTGTTGGAGTTGAGATGATTTGGATGGAGCCAAAGATAATGTTTAACTATTTTTTCTAACATAATAGCCCAGTTTCACTGACATTTACATTTTGTAAATGACCTTACATTAAGTTATGTTCATGACACtctaacccaggggtcggcaaccttttTGACATGGAGTGCCAGTGTGAAATTTTTGTGTCAATGAATGTGCCATAATCAACAGTAGgctaaaacaaagttacattaaggtatgacacaaaatacaaaaacatttccaacacaCCTGGAATTATATTCTATACAGGCCACAAGCAAGCATATTTTACAGGCATCACAACAGCTTgtcctaaaaaaagaggaaaattcttGACGCAGACGAGTGAGGGCGCAACACGCCCAAACCctctaggggggtccgggggcatcCACCCCcggaaaaattttgaaaaatagactcaaaatggtgcattctggtggtctcaaagctccataatcacatcttttatcaatgcaagaatacacacaaaaaatcagaatttttgcaaagaatgatgcatttcaataacataataacacacattcatcatcatgggtaattcttcatgcatgaataaatcttgaaatcaagataatcatatcttaaacttctacaatggccagaatccccctttcacacctaaattaattgacaaaatgacaaaagacaagcagctccttgtctttcagaactgtggtgtggaactccgaacagatctgctcaaagttcagtgatgaggagctccatttgttataattttgttaTAATGTTATAATTccatttgttataattttgattatttaattttttattgatttcataaaatattcacattttttgagattttttatttggggttttcattagCTGTGGGCCagaatcatcaaaattataacaaataaaggcttgaaatatctcactttgcatgtagtgggaaataatacatttgtttcacctttagttgaatttactgaaactaattaagtttagcaatatattctaattttccgaccttcacctatatatattatgaccaataaataagagcataataaatgTCCCGTATCACACCATATCAAGCTCAGGGGATGATTCAGGTATGAGGAACTCTGCAACAGATGCCTGGCTCCTCTGTGACATTATATTATGTTTGTGGAGGTTCCTGCAGCATGCTGTCTGACACACCTCAGAGAgacctctgtttcctctttaggacgaggtggggtgtctggagcctctggagacatcttaacttgacttttttttttgtttaaagccgCGCGTGTCGGTGCGTGTTagcagcagtgagaggtaaaggctgatttatggttctgcgtcagaccaacgcagaacctacgccgtacattgcgggtcgccgcgtactctacggcgtaggtttctgcgtcgatttaacgcggaaccataaatgaggcttaacgaggcaacggagcgcaaaggggttccgtattggttcaatacggaacgcaacttttaattcccaattaccaaacaattccgtatttcaaggggcgggtggcaagcccatactcatctctgcacagcctacctgcaacacagcagtgctgctgcttttttgtcccgctgcaaaaatgtattttaaactgagctgagctgctgctgctcatttcAAAACACTGCTTTTAGTtgtctatttcggatgcatttaatcagaaaaaattagaagagggcccttttctctgcgctcccgatctcctgcgctgtgcgtccccgtcaccgtctccatccagcggtttcccaaatccaactcagcctggatcatttctcatgtcctctgcttttttcccacatcccagtaatgatctgacatgctgacatgtttgctgcatttaacaccacgaacacgccgctcactccacgctgttcgctgtttgattgcgtcaccacatgccgttattaattgttgttttttttccccacttacaggaccttttctctccctcccgatgttccgggacctatataataataggatagtatttctttctgccactttattgaggtttttgtgctgaaatgaggaggaatcatagagataacttctcatttcaactaactggatcagccgttcctcatccatgactgtttcctacagcgctttcaaccggctttcaacgtgagtggcaggaagaaaatagaagaacatttaaatatcacaatatcaagcttgttttctgtttagaaagtacagacgtaggaagattacaagtaatcacccatctttcacttgtctttttactctttattttaggagtttctttcatgagcgcacgggcgggtagtgcggtgaataaaggctgatttatggttacgcgtaaaatcgacggcgtagcctacggcgtaggttacgtgtgtgtagacggcgcctttacgTTCAttgcgctgtgtgtgtgttttaaatacagagatgacacacaaaactgagggtatgcctttccacacggcgcaccgaatggtcgcgaaaatacagtatttatatatgaaatgtcagaataggtaggCTAATTAtttgacgacaccccagggtgccgcaACAGCCCGGatgagaaaggctgttttaaaCGATAGGCCAACCGAGCAGGCCTTTTCCAGTGTGCCAATGATTATGCCGCCGCGTGCCAATCATGGCACGCGTGCctgaggttgccgacccctgctctaacccAAAGTATCCTACAAGGATTCAAGCATCAGTTGGCTCAGAAACATTCATCCATGCAATGAAAGTTTAATCTGATCTCGACTATGAAActctccaggggcctcatgcacaaagagtgcggcgcacaaaaaacgtgcatacgccactttctacgctcacggtcggatgtttaaaaagtgatttgaacgtaaaaagttgcggtctttcacgcacaAATCCAGTCTGGTGGatgcacatttctgaggttttgtccattggcgacactcactggtgatgcagtgaagtccagaatatgagaaaacgtgacgtcaacaataagttcatgaccacatgaaggacacgacagtcctccacatagtggttagcactgttgtctcacagcaagaaggttcatgGTTCCACTCCCTGGCCCACCGGGggtttttctgtgtggagtttgcatgttctccccgtgtttgcgtgggtttcctccgggtactccggcttcctcccagagtccaaaaacatgcatagtaggtgttaggtttaggcacgtaacatttgtaacatcaaactctctggagacaaagaaagacacaaacacgttagaatttacttgcaaggagagcagtcgagatttgtaagatctccaacatactctgctttgtctctgctgcttccttgcTTTTATAAACTCTGGGTGTACCCTAGATTACATAGCTAACTGCGCCCCTAAAGGGAGGGGAAGGGAGTGGTCGCAGTCAGCGGATTCAGGTATTGAGTCAGGCATTGATTCGTTCTTGTTCTCATTTGTTTagcaacaagaagtttcctcttctctgcagatatctgctttatgctgatatccggaaacttcttgtgcagcaCTTATAATTACttaaacacagcattgttttatcagtgtgtcACAGGCGTAAGCCAGTCATCATATGTTCtgttaatagcaagcatgacttattatttatttacaatagttCCAACATTTCCCTCCTGTTTATCATGCATGCTTATACAACACATCATACTTCATATCACAACCTAGTCTTCTCAAAAGATTTTCAACTAGGAGTTCATTTCTGTTGTAGTCACACATTTACACTCAGAGATCTTCAATGTTCATTTTCTCCATGAGTCCCGAGATCAGGGAACAGGTCCGGCAGATGCGGGTGGTCGTTGATGTCATCATCCTCTTCTCCTTTGTTGTCGTCCTCGTTGTCCGTTGTCGAGGAATCCGTGGCTAGCAGGTGGTATGTCTCCTGTAGTGATGCTGGCAGTTGAGGCCCAAGTGCCGTCACGATCAACCTGTTGAGGAGAGCTCAGAGACATGGAATGCAACAGCAACCACACAGTGTTAGGATAGCTGCAAACACTGCTATGGATGTGAGCGCCGAGGCTACTCCAAACACGTCCGAACACGTTCAGCCAATCCTCCCACATGGAGGTATTTACCCCTGAATGTTCCTTCATTTTAGCGTTTAAGGCTCGAAGTCCTTGAATGGTCTTAGTCAGGCTTCCGTCCGAGGCGGTATTATGCGGGATGAAAGTGCAGCATTGTTCACCAAACAGAGTGCACACTCCGCCTTTTTCCCGCCAGCAGCATGTCCAATGCTATTCGATTCTGAAATGACATCAATGAGGTTGTGGACAACTTTTCATGCACGGCCTCAAACCCATCCGCGGTATAGTTTCCTAGACGTTGTACATTGTAATGGATGTAATTAATGCGGTCCGCATTCTTATTTGGTACAATGGGAAACAAAGCGGAGATTAAAGGTAGGCTTTCAAATCCTGTGGCGACTTGGTCAACCAATTTGTACTCGTCAGATACTCCGCGGGGAACACCTATTGAGTCGATGTAGGTGGGATCGTGGCCCTTCATCCACGATGCGGATCATCTGTCCCGGTGCCAGCGTTCGGGCAGCACGTGGTCTATGGTCAGCAGTAAACCGTCCACTGTTACTGGAGTTACTCTTGACCGGACGAATCAGAGAAACTATGGCACACAGGCCGGTAACGTTTTTTGGTAAACGGTCGAATAGGCGTTCATCACCACACCACCATCAGATGTCTGCCCTGCTCACCGGAACGAAAGTGTGATTGGTTTCTGAAACATCTGCACAATAGTCTGCTTGCAGTCTGCCCAATACGGGGCAATTTCCTGTCATATTAATGCAGGTAAAATTTAAAACGTGGCACATCCTTTGAGAACACTGGCTTCTTTTCTTGTGCTTCAGTCAAGGGATACACTTTATCCCACGCCACGCAATATGAATCGAGTGCCAGATAAGTGGAATTCATAACCGTCACTAAGCAGGTTTGGTTTAGTGTGGCGGAAACTACCTGTAGCAAGGCCCTTGATCCCATACACACAAGGCAATCCCGTCCCACGGTTTGTGCCGCCTGCTCAGTCATAAGCATACAATTGTTATTCTGTCCTGAAATTCCGGTGGCAACATGGAACCATCTATCCATGTCAGTAGAAGACACCCTGATGGTATTATGACACACTGATGGCTGACACTCCAGCTGTCTGTGTGTAGTTGCTTACCCTGCGTTTGTCAGTACTTTTCATGGtgtcatttacacacattaTGATTGGGAAATAAGGGTCAGCACCCGATGACCATGCCCAGAGCCACAGGCCCCAGCATGAGGTATTAAAGATCTGAGCGCTTGGGACTGCAGAGAACTACGCATGTCCTCTGTTTTCTGGACAAGTTTGTCCAGGATatcattgttgttgttatttcaaaaCAGCCTCCTCTCTAAGCGGGTCTCGTTAATCCTGAGAATGCTGCAGGCTCTTCACTGGCTTTCGAGCCTACCTGCCTCTAGTTGGCGACAGATCTGCTCTATTACCAGGCTCTGTTCTCAGAGACTCCTATTTTGAGGGTTGTTCTGAAATaatctttttacaatgtgatTGGTGTACTCACGTACTCCTTTCTGCTATCTTAACGGCCGTGGGCGTCGTCAGCAGCACCTGATGTGG
Coding sequences:
- the inhbab gene encoding inhibin subunit beta Ab, with the protein product MCPQFAVFFSVSVILILSNASPTGSARMVVAQKLQEQAPSSSDCLQSSDCSLPHLRRNSSVYGSQSDMLEAVKRHILNMLHLSARPNLTQPVPRASLLNAIKKLHFGHVAKDGSVEILEERGPDYSTLPEPPSEMITFGEAGDSPNMVSFDLQNEDTSSSKMEKANVWIFLKVSKLSRGKGKATLRLLWPRPHGDTQDDECVFETVVDTRRSGWHTLAVSSVVQTLLDAGTGSLRLRVSCPMCADFGAMPVLSPAHSHGATGRDQSHQPFLVVVLRGREEASERRVKRGLECDGKVHTCCKRQFYVDFKDIGWSDWIIAPSGYHANYCEGDCPNQMASVSGSYLSFHSTVINHYRMRGSGPFENIRSCCVPTRLRAVSMLYYNEEQKIIKKDIQNMMVEECGCS